The following proteins are co-located in the Agromyces laixinhei genome:
- a CDS encoding ABC transporter substrate-binding protein, whose product MKHSMRRSATIGGLALAAALVFTACSAGGGGSGDTDGGGSDDLTPVKLQLQWLPQGQFAGYFAAAEQGYFEEEGLDVEIIPSGGDIVPQDALANGDVDYAIAWVPKVLGSIEQGANLTNIAQIFQTSGTLQVSWADSGIESVADFEGKKIGSWGFGNEWEIFAAMAAEGLDSSTVQIITQDFNMNAFLQGDIDAAQAMTYNEYAQLLETMNPDTGELYQPEDFNVISYQDTVGAMLQDAIWADTERLESDEAYQETTVAFLKAAIKGWIYAAENPQEASDITIAAGSGWGPSHELWMVNETNKLIWPAADGIGMIDEAAWDATVAGALSAVNESGASPITEEPPATAWSNEWITKALDELKADGVDVTGEGFEPIDVELAEGGN is encoded by the coding sequence ATGAAGCACAGCATGCGTCGTTCAGCGACGATCGGCGGGCTCGCCCTCGCGGCAGCCCTCGTCTTCACCGCGTGTTCGGCAGGCGGCGGGGGGTCGGGCGACACCGACGGCGGCGGGAGCGACGACCTCACCCCCGTGAAGCTCCAACTGCAGTGGCTGCCCCAGGGCCAGTTCGCCGGGTACTTCGCGGCGGCCGAGCAGGGCTACTTCGAAGAGGAGGGGCTCGACGTCGAGATCATCCCGTCGGGCGGTGACATCGTGCCGCAAGACGCCCTCGCCAACGGCGACGTCGACTATGCGATCGCCTGGGTGCCGAAGGTGCTCGGCTCGATCGAGCAGGGAGCGAACCTCACGAACATCGCGCAGATCTTCCAGACGTCGGGCACGCTGCAGGTCTCGTGGGCCGACTCGGGCATCGAGTCGGTCGCCGACTTCGAGGGCAAGAAGATCGGCTCATGGGGCTTCGGCAACGAATGGGAGATCTTCGCGGCGATGGCCGCAGAGGGCCTCGACTCCTCGACCGTGCAGATCATCACCCAGGACTTCAACATGAACGCCTTCCTGCAGGGCGACATCGACGCGGCCCAGGCGATGACCTACAACGAGTACGCGCAGCTGCTCGAGACGATGAACCCCGACACCGGCGAGCTCTACCAGCCCGAGGACTTCAACGTGATCTCCTACCAGGACACGGTCGGCGCCATGCTGCAAGACGCGATCTGGGCCGACACCGAGCGGCTCGAGAGCGACGAGGCGTACCAGGAGACGACGGTCGCGTTCCTGAAGGCGGCCATCAAGGGCTGGATCTACGCGGCCGAGAACCCGCAGGAGGCGTCGGACATCACGATCGCGGCAGGCTCCGGCTGGGGTCCGAGCCACGAGCTGTGGATGGTCAACGAGACCAACAAGCTCATCTGGCCGGCAGCCGACGGCATCGGCATGATCGACGAGGCCGCGTGGGACGCCACGGTGGCAGGTGCGCTCAGCGCCGTGAACGAGTCGGGCGCCAGCCCCATCACCGAGGAGCCGCCCGCGACCGCCTGGTCGAACGAGTGGATCACGAAGGCACTCGATGAGCTGAAGGCCGACGGCGTCGACGTCACGGGTGAGGGCTTCGAGCCCATCGACGTCGAGCTCGCCGAGGGCGGCAACTAG
- a CDS encoding aspartate aminotransferase family protein — protein sequence MTDTNTGLTDSLDELARELDREHVFHSWSAQGSPSNLVIASGRGTRVWDHSGREYLDFSSQLVNVNIGHQHPSVVQAIREQAELLTTIAPSTVNLARGEAAKRVAARAPAGFRKVFFTNGGADAIENAIRMARQHSGRDKVLSTYRSYHGNTGAAIVSTGDWRRVPNEFARGHVHFFGPYLYRSEFWATTPEQECERALQHLRRVIEAEGPSSIAAVLIETIPGTAGVLIPPPGYLAGVRELCDRHGILLILDEVMAGFGRTGRWFAFDDHDVRPDLITFAKGVNSGYVPVGGVIISDPIAATFDERVFPGGLTYSGHPLAMASIVAALDAMDSEGIVEHARAIGEAEIGPALTALAERHAVIGEVRGVGVFWAMELVADRATREPLPAAAMGRVKAALVDRGLLPFVQDNRIHVVPPCVVTAEEVAEAMAIYDEVLSTALD from the coding sequence ATGACCGACACGAACACCGGCCTCACCGACAGTCTCGACGAACTCGCCCGCGAGCTCGATCGCGAGCACGTCTTCCACTCCTGGTCGGCGCAGGGCTCTCCGTCGAACCTCGTGATCGCGAGCGGTCGCGGCACCCGGGTCTGGGATCACTCGGGCCGCGAATACCTCGACTTCTCGAGCCAGCTCGTGAACGTGAACATCGGCCACCAGCACCCATCGGTCGTGCAGGCGATCCGCGAACAGGCCGAGCTGCTCACGACGATCGCACCGTCGACCGTGAATCTCGCGCGAGGCGAGGCCGCGAAACGTGTCGCAGCACGGGCGCCGGCGGGCTTCCGCAAGGTCTTCTTCACGAACGGCGGTGCCGACGCGATCGAGAACGCGATCCGGATGGCGCGGCAGCATTCCGGCCGCGACAAGGTGCTGTCGACGTATCGCTCGTATCACGGCAACACGGGGGCCGCGATCGTCTCGACGGGCGACTGGCGCCGCGTGCCCAACGAATTCGCGCGTGGACACGTGCACTTCTTCGGCCCGTACCTCTACCGTTCCGAGTTCTGGGCGACGACGCCCGAGCAGGAGTGCGAACGCGCGTTGCAGCACCTCCGCCGTGTGATCGAGGCCGAGGGGCCGTCGTCGATCGCGGCGGTGCTGATCGAGACGATCCCGGGCACCGCCGGCGTGCTCATACCGCCACCCGGCTACCTCGCGGGCGTGCGCGAGCTCTGCGACCGCCACGGCATCCTCCTGATCCTCGACGAGGTCATGGCCGGGTTCGGCCGCACCGGCCGGTGGTTCGCATTCGACGACCATGACGTGCGCCCCGACCTCATCACCTTCGCCAAGGGCGTGAACTCGGGCTACGTGCCGGTCGGCGGCGTGATCATCTCCGACCCCATCGCGGCGACGTTCGACGAACGGGTGTTCCCGGGAGGGCTCACCTATTCGGGGCATCCGCTCGCGATGGCCTCGATCGTCGCGGCGCTCGATGCCATGGACTCGGAGGGCATCGTCGAGCACGCGCGGGCGATCGGCGAGGCCGAGATCGGGCCGGCGCTCACCGCGCTGGCCGAGCGGCACGCCGTCATCGGCGAGGTGCGCGGCGTGGGCGTCTTCTGGGCGATGGAGCTCGTCGCCGACCGGGCGACGCGCGAGCCGCTGCCGGCGGCGGCGATGGGCCGCGTCAAGGCCGCACTCGTCGATCGCGGACTCCTGCCGTTCGTGCAGGACAACCGCATCCACGTCGTGCCGCCGTGCGTGGTCACGGCCGAGGAGGTCGCCGAAGCGATGGCGATCTACGACGAGGTGCTGAGCACCGCACTCGACTGA
- a CDS encoding CoA-acylating methylmalonate-semialdehyde dehydrogenase — translation MTETIEHWIDGASVAGDTARSGPVFDPALGSEQKRVRFASTDDVDGAVQAAARAFPAWRDTSIAKRQQVMFAFRELLNARSGELAAILTSEHGKVLSDAAGEIARGIEVVELACAMPGYTKGEYSENVSTGVDVYSTKQPVGVVGIISPFNFPAMVPLWFFPLAIATGNTVVLKPSEKDPTAAIWLARLMQEAGLPDGVLNVVHGDKVAVDALLEHPTVRSISFVGSTPIAKYIYATATANGKRVQALGGAKNHMLVLPDADLDLAADAAINAGFGSAGERCMAVSVVLAVDSVADELVAKVSERMSRLTTGDGTRGCDMGPLITREHRDKVVGYLDVAAADGATVVVDGRAVEVDGEPDGFWLGPTLVDRVPLSSSVYRDEIFGPVLSIVRVDGYQQGLDVINASPYGNGTAIFTNDGGAARRFQREVSVGMIGINVPIPVPVAYHSFGGWKDSLFGDAKAYGARGFDFFTQEKAVTSRWLDPSHGGLNLGFPQHD, via the coding sequence ATGACTGAGACCATCGAGCACTGGATCGACGGGGCATCCGTCGCCGGAGACACGGCCCGCAGCGGACCGGTCTTCGATCCGGCCCTCGGCAGCGAGCAGAAGCGCGTGCGCTTCGCCTCGACCGACGATGTCGACGGCGCTGTACAGGCCGCGGCCCGAGCCTTCCCCGCCTGGCGAGACACCTCGATCGCCAAGCGCCAGCAGGTCATGTTCGCGTTCCGCGAGCTGCTGAACGCCCGAAGCGGCGAGCTCGCGGCGATCCTCACGAGCGAGCACGGCAAGGTGCTCTCGGACGCTGCCGGCGAGATCGCGCGCGGCATCGAGGTCGTCGAACTCGCCTGCGCGATGCCCGGCTACACGAAGGGCGAGTACTCCGAGAACGTGTCGACCGGCGTCGACGTGTACTCGACCAAGCAGCCCGTGGGCGTCGTCGGCATCATCAGCCCGTTCAATTTTCCGGCGATGGTGCCGCTGTGGTTCTTCCCGCTCGCGATCGCGACGGGCAACACGGTCGTGCTGAAGCCGTCCGAGAAGGATCCGACTGCCGCGATCTGGCTCGCCCGCCTCATGCAGGAGGCGGGGCTGCCCGACGGCGTGCTCAATGTCGTGCACGGTGACAAGGTCGCCGTCGACGCGCTGCTCGAACACCCGACGGTGCGATCGATCTCCTTCGTCGGCTCGACGCCCATCGCGAAGTACATCTATGCGACGGCGACCGCGAACGGCAAGCGGGTGCAGGCGCTCGGCGGTGCGAAGAACCACATGCTCGTGCTGCCCGATGCCGATCTCGACCTCGCCGCCGACGCGGCGATCAACGCCGGCTTCGGTTCGGCCGGTGAACGGTGCATGGCCGTCTCGGTCGTGCTCGCGGTCGATTCGGTCGCCGACGAACTGGTCGCCAAGGTCAGCGAGCGGATGTCGCGGCTCACCACGGGCGACGGAACCCGCGGCTGCGACATGGGGCCGCTCATCACGCGAGAGCATCGTGACAAGGTCGTCGGCTACCTCGACGTCGCAGCGGCCGACGGGGCGACGGTGGTCGTCGACGGGCGTGCCGTCGAGGTCGACGGCGAGCCCGACGGCTTCTGGCTCGGCCCGACGCTCGTCGACAGGGTGCCGCTGTCGTCGTCGGTGTACCGCGACGAGATCTTCGGTCCGGTGCTCTCCATCGTGCGGGTCGACGGCTACCAGCAGGGGCTCGACGTGATCAATGCCTCGCCGTACGGCAACGGCACGGCGATCTTCACGAACGACGGCGGTGCGGCACGGCGGTTCCAGCGCGAGGTGTCGGTGGGCATGATCGGCATCAACGTGCCCATCCCGGTGCCCGTCGCGTACCACTCGTTCGGCGGCTGGAAGGACTCGCTGTTCGGTGACGCGAAGGCCTACGGCGCTCGCGGCTTCGACTTCTTCACGCAGGAGAAGGCGGTCACCTCCCGTTGGCTCGACCCGAGCCACGGCGGGCTGAACCTGGGGTTCCCGCAGCACGACTGA
- a CDS encoding enoyl-CoA hydratase/isomerase family protein codes for MSDDAILFEVEGGLARLTLNRPSRLNAVDPEAIGRWQALAHEIAERDDIGAVLFGANGRAFCAGGDVRAMAELATGEPDAGSVITALADRIHDGHRTLRESSKPIVAAVQGPVAGGGLGFMLVADLIVASEHATFASRYSDVALTPDCGVSTLLPEAIGTRRALELTLTSRTLTAAEALDWGLVTEVVAPDELEARAREIARAWLDGATAAFGQAKRLVRSGLTRSFQEALDDEARTIGAAFDSPEAQAHVAAFAARTSPAGSGG; via the coding sequence ATGAGCGATGACGCGATCCTGTTCGAGGTCGAGGGCGGGCTCGCCCGCCTCACCCTGAACCGTCCGAGCAGGCTGAACGCAGTCGATCCCGAGGCGATCGGGCGCTGGCAGGCGCTCGCCCACGAGATCGCCGAGCGCGACGACATCGGCGCGGTGCTCTTCGGCGCCAACGGCCGTGCGTTCTGCGCGGGCGGCGACGTGCGGGCGATGGCAGAGCTCGCCACCGGGGAGCCTGACGCCGGCTCCGTCATCACGGCGCTCGCCGACCGCATCCACGACGGCCACCGCACGCTCCGTGAGAGTTCGAAGCCGATCGTCGCCGCCGTGCAGGGCCCGGTCGCGGGCGGCGGCCTCGGCTTCATGCTCGTCGCCGACCTCATCGTCGCTTCGGAGCACGCGACCTTCGCGAGCAGGTACTCGGATGTCGCGCTCACGCCCGACTGCGGGGTGAGCACGCTGCTGCCCGAGGCCATCGGCACCCGCCGCGCGCTCGAGCTCACGCTGACCTCACGCACCCTCACCGCCGCCGAGGCGCTCGACTGGGGACTCGTCACCGAGGTCGTCGCGCCCGACGAGCTCGAGGCGCGGGCCCGCGAGATCGCGCGCGCGTGGCTCGACGGGGCCACTGCCGCGTTCGGGCAGGCCAAGCGGCTCGTGCGCTCGGGGCTGACGCGCAGTTTCCAGGAGGCCCTCGACGACGAGGCCCGCACGATCGGCGCCGCCTTCGACAGCCCCGAGGCACAGGCCCACGTCGCCGCCTTCGCCGCGCGCACCTCCCCCGCGGGCTCCGGCGGGTGA
- a CDS encoding ABC transporter permease: MSTVVARTGMRPRTETTLRIVAPIAVGLIGLGVWQFLVSVVGVSDYLLPSPASIVEELVAYWPSVVEATLLTGTNALLGLIVGSVFGIGLAALAARWRPIDRMSAPVVASLAVIPIVALAPVLNSMFGADSQFGRQAIAALASFVPVFINTLRGFRQTTPVHRDLMKAYAASSGQELRTLTLPTARPFILTGIRIASSLAVISALVAEYFGGPRGGLGGLISTSAASSAYARAWAYVVASIALGLLFYLATLALERLLQRGRPTGGA; this comes from the coding sequence ATGTCGACCGTCGTCGCACGCACGGGCATGAGGCCCCGTACCGAGACGACGCTGCGCATCGTCGCGCCGATCGCGGTCGGCCTCATCGGGCTCGGGGTGTGGCAGTTCCTCGTGAGCGTCGTCGGCGTCAGCGACTACCTGCTGCCGAGCCCGGCGTCGATCGTCGAGGAACTCGTCGCCTACTGGCCCTCGGTCGTCGAGGCGACCCTGCTCACCGGCACCAACGCGCTGCTCGGCCTCATCGTCGGCTCGGTCTTCGGCATCGGCCTCGCGGCGCTCGCCGCGCGGTGGCGGCCCATCGATCGCATGAGTGCCCCGGTCGTCGCCTCGCTCGCGGTCATCCCGATCGTCGCCCTCGCCCCCGTGCTGAACTCGATGTTCGGCGCCGACAGCCAGTTCGGCCGGCAGGCGATCGCCGCCCTCGCCTCGTTCGTGCCGGTCTTCATCAACACGCTGCGCGGATTCCGGCAGACCACCCCCGTGCACCGTGACCTCATGAAGGCCTACGCCGCGAGCTCCGGCCAGGAGTTGCGCACGCTGACGCTGCCGACCGCACGACCGTTCATCCTCACCGGCATCCGCATCGCCTCGTCGCTCGCCGTGATCTCCGCCCTCGTCGCCGAGTACTTCGGCGGGCCGCGGGGCGGCCTCGGCGGGCTCATCTCGACGTCGGCCGCGTCGAGCGCCTACGCCAGGGCGTGGGCGTACGTCGTGGCATCCATCGCCCTCGGCCTGCTCTTCTACCTTGCGACGCTCGCCCTCGAACGACTGCTGCAGCGGGGCCGCCCGACGGGAGGCGCGTAG